A stretch of the bacterium SCSIO 12827 genome encodes the following:
- a CDS encoding aldolase gives MEQPKFKEKTTFEARATADMKKHLLVPDWSVREKLALSCRMLAEAGHESAIAGQITARGDDPSTMWTARFGLGLEETQASDFILVDNDLNVLEGEGMPNPSNRFHLWVYRARPDVRSIMHTHPPYVSALSMIGVPLKVSHMDTGMFYEDCAYLDHWPGPPIGDEEGAIISEALGDKRSILLAHHGQLCACGTVEEAAIMSMFIEKAARLQLLAMSAGTIQDLEPKHARAAHDYRLKPEPLGATFHYYARRALKADPNCLN, from the coding sequence ATGGAACAACCCAAGTTCAAAGAAAAAACCACGTTTGAGGCGCGGGCGACCGCGGACATGAAGAAGCATCTTCTGGTCCCCGATTGGTCGGTGCGCGAAAAGCTGGCCCTCAGTTGCCGCATGCTTGCCGAGGCGGGGCACGAATCCGCCATCGCCGGGCAGATCACGGCGCGCGGCGATGACCCCAGCACCATGTGGACGGCCCGCTTCGGTCTGGGATTGGAGGAAACCCAGGCGAGCGATTTCATTCTCGTCGATAACGACCTGAACGTGCTTGAGGGCGAAGGCATGCCCAACCCGTCGAACCGGTTTCACCTTTGGGTCTATCGCGCGCGGCCGGATGTGCGCTCGATCATGCATACCCACCCGCCCTATGTGTCGGCCCTGTCCATGATCGGTGTGCCGTTGAAGGTCTCGCACATGGACACCGGCATGTTCTATGAGGATTGCGCTTATTTGGACCATTGGCCCGGCCCGCCCATCGGCGATGAGGAAGGGGCCATCATTTCCGAAGCCCTGGGCGACAAGCGGTCGATCCTGTTGGCTCACCACGGACAACTCTGCGCCTGCGGCACGGTCGAGGAAGCGGCGATCATGTCGATGTTCATCGAGAAGGCGGCGCGCCTGCAATTACTGGCGATGTCGGCGGGTACGATCCAGGACCTGGAGCCCAAGCACGCCCGGGCCGCGCATGATTATCGCCTTAAGCCGGAACCGTTGGGGGCCACGTTCCACTATTACGCCCGCCGCGCTCTCAAGGCGGACCCGAATTGCCTGAACTGA
- a CDS encoding HAMP domain-containing protein produces MGNTAKANGTPNAGSRTLAGRLFSSIFLAFLGIGLLITAILVWDVLRRADEEIDREIRIVKSAFHDPIADQLWAYDEKELGAVLTALVRLSVAQGVIVEDPFSGRRLGAHGVISSGDGSGMAVHSFDVHYVAQGSDRARHLGHVSLLVPANLALTRSWLSIMLIFTAAMVKLLLIWILFSYFAQRQLVRPLSRLSDAVDRIDPGFRPYSSIQAVGPGDGELKHLQDAFNRLLNRLESAHAERAAYEEELIGARAQLEDAVAERTRQLDGARRRAEEASVAKSRFLAMMSHELRTPLNSILGFSQFMVDEIMGRMGNAQYLEYAGDIQHSARHLLDVINDILDISKVEAGEAKLEEEDLDLRDLAAAVQRLMSPRISAKSQVLSINIPDSMPKLRADGRVIRQVLVNLFSNANKFTPEGGGLTMSTGVDYRGGIRIEVADTGIGIAAEDVTLVLEAFGQVRTSHTVTHEGTGLGLTLSKQLVELHGGDLAIQSEVGKGTTVILRFPADRTIRLS; encoded by the coding sequence TTGGGAAATACCGCTAAGGCCAACGGCACGCCGAACGCAGGCAGCCGCACCCTTGCCGGGCGCTTGTTTTCATCCATCTTCCTGGCGTTTCTGGGTATCGGCCTTTTGATCACAGCCATTTTGGTCTGGGATGTCCTGCGCCGCGCGGACGAAGAGATCGACCGCGAAATCCGCATCGTCAAAAGCGCCTTCCATGATCCCATCGCGGATCAGCTTTGGGCCTATGACGAGAAGGAACTGGGGGCGGTTCTGACGGCCTTGGTGCGGCTGTCCGTGGCCCAGGGGGTGATTGTCGAGGACCCGTTCAGCGGCCGCCGCTTGGGGGCCCATGGCGTCATCAGCAGCGGCGACGGCTCCGGCATGGCGGTGCACTCATTCGATGTTCATTACGTCGCCCAGGGCTCGGACAGGGCCCGGCACCTCGGGCATGTCAGCCTGTTGGTGCCGGCGAACCTGGCGCTTACCCGGTCGTGGCTGTCGATCATGCTGATTTTCACCGCGGCGATGGTGAAGCTTCTGCTGATCTGGATTTTGTTCAGCTATTTTGCCCAACGCCAATTGGTGCGACCGCTGTCCCGTCTGTCCGATGCGGTCGACCGCATCGACCCGGGTTTCAGGCCTTACTCGAGCATCCAGGCGGTGGGGCCTGGTGATGGCGAGCTCAAGCATCTTCAGGATGCCTTCAACCGGCTTCTCAATCGGCTGGAATCCGCCCATGCGGAACGCGCCGCCTACGAGGAGGAATTGATCGGTGCGCGCGCGCAGTTGGAAGACGCCGTGGCCGAGCGAACCCGGCAGCTGGACGGGGCGCGGCGCCGTGCCGAAGAGGCCAGCGTCGCCAAGTCGCGGTTCCTTGCCATGATGAGCCACGAATTGCGCACGCCGTTGAATTCGATCCTGGGGTTCTCGCAATTCATGGTCGATGAGATCATGGGCCGCATGGGCAATGCCCAATACCTGGAATATGCCGGTGACATTCAGCATTCGGCGCGCCACCTGTTGGATGTCATCAACGATATCCTGGACATCTCCAAGGTCGAGGCCGGTGAAGCCAAACTGGAAGAAGAGGATTTGGATCTGCGCGACCTGGCCGCCGCGGTACAGCGCCTGATGTCGCCGCGCATCAGCGCGAAAAGCCAGGTCCTGTCCATCAATATTCCCGACAGCATGCCCAAGCTGCGGGCCGATGGCCGCGTGATCCGCCAGGTCCTGGTGAACCTGTTTTCCAACGCCAACAAGTTCACGCCCGAAGGCGGCGGCCTGACGATGTCGACCGGCGTCGATTACCGGGGCGGCATCCGGATCGAGGTCGCCGACACCGGCATCGGTATCGCCGCCGAAGACGTGACGTTGGTCCTAGAAGCGTTCGGTCAGGTCCGCACCAGCCATACCGTGACTCATGAGGGCACGGGGCTGGGACTGACCCTGTCCAAGCAACTCGTCGAATTGCACGGCGGCGACCTCGCCATTCAAAGCGAGGTCGGTAAGGGAACGACGGTGATCCTGCGGTTCCCGGCGGATCGGACGATCCGGCTCAGCTGA
- a CDS encoding iron ABC transporter permease has protein sequence MTSSASLLPSSAAGGRGISSGLAVAALRKIRHERGKALLLAGCVAVLGYFLIYPFSLMLVRGIQDPVTGALTLSVYEAMITDPAFYAAFQSSLIISLGTLAVCVVLAVPMAWGVSRSDMPYRGTIRVLTMLTFATPSFLGAIAWILLLGPGGGELNLFIRWLFDLESSPFNIFGTGGIIFVFSLYLYPYVFFAVCTALDNIDPAMEEAAAMLGASKLRTTFTVTLPLVLPAVLAGGALVFLESTVNFGVPAIVGLPVHVETLTTRIYSLFQFPPQYEMAAATAVPIILIVGLCVLIQRMAIGNRTYVTVGGISGRRDRVRLGRLGWVLSGLSFTVIAASILLPFLALLVTSLKRTFGNPVGFDNLTLQHFKNVLLGSTAQDAILNSLILAAGAATVCMVLAVIAAWLVERTKLPGRGLLTLLVMACFSFPGVALAVALIYAFSNGPLVLYGTMWILLLSYSIHGLPVVFNYARIGLRQVNPELSDAAEILGASWHRAFRDITVPLIKSGIISGGLIVFVLMMREFGSSVLLSGGGTEVVAVIIYEFAEEGDNGRMAALSLIVFVVNLIVVAAAHHLRRAWSDPDNS, from the coding sequence ATGACGTCGTCGGCTTCGTTGCTTCCTTCCTCCGCCGCGGGAGGCCGGGGGATCTCCTCCGGCCTCGCCGTCGCCGCGCTTCGCAAAATCCGTCACGAACGGGGTAAGGCGCTGCTTCTGGCCGGTTGTGTCGCCGTTCTGGGATACTTTCTCATCTACCCCTTCAGCCTGATGCTGGTTCGGGGGATCCAGGACCCTGTAACCGGTGCGCTGACGCTTTCCGTCTACGAGGCCATGATCACCGATCCGGCCTTCTATGCGGCGTTCCAATCGTCCCTGATCATTTCCTTGGGCACGTTGGCCGTCTGCGTTGTCCTGGCCGTGCCCATGGCCTGGGGCGTGTCGCGGTCCGACATGCCGTATCGGGGAACGATCCGGGTCCTGACCATGCTGACCTTCGCGACGCCCAGTTTCCTTGGCGCCATCGCTTGGATCCTGTTGCTCGGCCCCGGCGGGGGTGAGTTGAACCTGTTCATCCGCTGGCTATTCGACCTGGAAAGTTCGCCCTTCAACATCTTCGGGACGGGTGGGATCATCTTCGTGTTTTCCCTCTACCTTTATCCCTACGTGTTCTTCGCCGTGTGTACGGCGCTGGACAACATCGATCCGGCGATGGAGGAAGCGGCGGCCATGCTGGGCGCCAGCAAGCTGCGGACGACCTTTACCGTGACGCTACCTCTGGTGCTGCCAGCGGTCCTGGCGGGTGGTGCCCTGGTGTTTCTGGAATCGACGGTCAACTTCGGCGTGCCGGCCATCGTCGGCCTGCCGGTCCATGTCGAGACCCTGACTACGCGCATCTATTCCCTGTTCCAGTTTCCGCCCCAGTACGAAATGGCGGCGGCCACCGCCGTGCCGATCATCCTGATTGTCGGGCTCTGCGTGCTGATACAGCGGATGGCCATCGGCAACCGCACCTACGTCACCGTCGGCGGCATCTCGGGCCGGCGCGACCGGGTTCGGCTCGGCCGCCTCGGCTGGGTGTTGAGCGGCCTGTCCTTCACGGTGATCGCGGCCAGCATCCTGCTGCCGTTCCTGGCGCTGCTGGTGACCTCGTTAAAACGCACGTTCGGCAATCCGGTCGGGTTCGACAATCTGACGCTGCAGCATTTCAAGAACGTGCTACTGGGGTCGACGGCGCAGGATGCCATCCTCAACAGTCTGATCCTGGCCGCCGGCGCGGCGACCGTCTGCATGGTGTTGGCGGTGATCGCGGCCTGGCTTGTCGAGCGCACCAAGCTGCCGGGACGGGGGCTTCTCACCTTGCTGGTCATGGCCTGTTTCAGCTTTCCGGGCGTCGCCCTGGCGGTGGCCTTGATCTACGCGTTTTCGAACGGGCCGTTGGTGCTTTACGGAACCATGTGGATCCTGCTGCTGTCCTATTCGATCCACGGCCTGCCGGTCGTCTTCAACTACGCCCGGATCGGCCTGCGGCAGGTCAATCCGGAACTGTCCGACGCGGCGGAAATTCTCGGCGCGTCCTGGCACCGGGCGTTTCGTGACATCACCGTGCCGCTGATCAAAAGCGGCATCATTTCCGGCGGATTGATCGTCTTCGTGCTGATGATGCGTGAATTCGGCAGTTCCGTTCTGTTGTCCGGCGGCGGCACCGAAGTGGTCGCCGTCATCATCTATGAGTTCGCGGAAGAGGGCGACAACGGGCGCATGGCGGCGCTGTCGCTGATCGTGTTCGTCGTCAATTTGATCGTGGTCGCGGCCGCGCATCATTTGCGGCGGGCTTGGTCTGATCCGGACAATTCGTAA
- a CDS encoding transporter substrate-binding domain-containing protein, translating to MLLLTWPARAETIRLVYEPVENPPRYYGTTAKVPKDRPGVTIEVFREAARRLNVSLDFERVPWNRGLFMVETGEVDGIFHASYHPERAEFGVYPTLADGKTPDESRAVFFQSYSFYARREAGVSFDGRRLRGTQGRAVAVTRGYSIIGELKALGIPFEEERTQTLNLAKLDNGRVAAYAELDNMIAPYLADNGGPFTGIVMLRPAISVKAYYLLFSKPFHKNNTKLADAFWNEIRAINRSSLIDEIIGKYR from the coding sequence GTGCTGTTGCTGACCTGGCCGGCGCGGGCGGAAACCATCCGTCTGGTTTATGAGCCCGTCGAAAACCCGCCGCGCTATTACGGCACCACGGCCAAGGTTCCGAAAGACAGGCCTGGGGTTACCATCGAGGTTTTCCGCGAGGCCGCGCGCCGCCTGAATGTTTCGCTCGATTTCGAACGTGTGCCCTGGAACAGGGGACTGTTCATGGTCGAAACAGGCGAAGTCGATGGTATTTTTCACGCCAGCTACCATCCGGAAAGAGCAGAATTCGGCGTTTATCCGACGCTTGCCGACGGCAAAACGCCGGATGAGTCCCGGGCCGTCTTCTTTCAATCCTATTCCTTTTATGCCCGCCGCGAGGCCGGTGTGTCCTTTGACGGGCGCAGGCTGCGCGGCACGCAGGGCCGCGCGGTGGCGGTGACGCGGGGATATTCGATTATCGGCGAACTTAAAGCCCTTGGTATTCCTTTTGAGGAAGAACGCACGCAAACATTGAATCTTGCGAAATTAGACAACGGACGCGTTGCGGCCTACGCGGAACTTGATAACATGATCGCGCCCTACTTGGCGGACAATGGCGGGCCATTCACTGGAATCGTCATGCTGCGGCCCGCGATTTCGGTCAAGGCTTACTATCTTCTGTTTTCCAAGCCCTTTCATAAGAACAACACAAAACTTGCTGATGCCTTCTGGAATGAAATCCGCGCCATCAACCGCTCGTCCCTTATCGACGAGATCATTGGGAAATACCGCTAA
- a CDS encoding ABC transporter ATP-binding protein has product MSERYKLEIKNVSKTFGDFQAVKSVSLDIAEGECWVFLGPSGCGKTTTLRMVAGFLAPDEGEIHIDGQCVAAGGHFIPPDKRGIAMVFQSYAVWPHKTVYDNVAYGLNLRGVSKDEERRRVHDALALVQLDGLADRYPGMLSGGQQQRVSLARAIVIEPKLLLLDEPLSNLDARLREQMRFDLKELQRTLGLTTVYVTHDQSEAMVLADQIVVMENGMIDQIGTPAEIYGRPRTRFVADFVGQSNLIAGAVVDVSDGKFTIDLDGAGRFQVPTDIAVDHRPKPGEAGFLCIRPEDMSLGRGGEATGFHGQISSRTYLGASVDYQVRVGASDDLRVSLHASNDFNTEEAVTVAFDPGKCSWLVG; this is encoded by the coding sequence ATGAGCGAACGCTACAAACTGGAAATCAAGAACGTCAGCAAGACCTTCGGGGATTTCCAGGCGGTTAAATCCGTATCCCTGGACATTGCCGAGGGTGAATGCTGGGTCTTCCTGGGACCCAGCGGATGCGGCAAGACGACGACCCTGCGCATGGTCGCAGGGTTTCTCGCACCAGACGAGGGGGAAATCCACATCGACGGACAATGCGTCGCCGCCGGGGGCCATTTCATTCCGCCCGACAAGCGGGGTATCGCCATGGTGTTCCAAAGCTACGCCGTGTGGCCCCATAAGACCGTCTACGATAACGTCGCCTACGGCCTTAACCTGCGTGGCGTGTCAAAGGACGAGGAACGCCGACGGGTCCATGACGCGCTTGCCCTGGTTCAGCTGGACGGTCTGGCAGACCGTTATCCGGGGATGCTCAGCGGCGGACAGCAGCAACGGGTGTCGCTGGCCCGAGCCATCGTCATTGAACCGAAATTGCTGTTGTTGGACGAGCCGCTCAGCAACCTGGATGCCCGTCTCCGTGAACAGATGCGATTCGACTTGAAGGAATTGCAGCGGACTCTGGGGCTGACCACCGTCTATGTCACCCATGACCAGTCCGAAGCCATGGTTCTGGCCGATCAGATCGTCGTCATGGAGAACGGGATGATCGACCAGATCGGCACACCGGCGGAAATCTACGGCCGCCCGCGGACCCGCTTCGTCGCCGATTTCGTGGGCCAGAGCAACCTGATCGCGGGTGCCGTCGTCGACGTATCCGATGGCAAGTTCACGATCGATCTGGACGGCGCCGGGCGCTTTCAGGTGCCCACGGACATCGCCGTCGACCACCGGCCGAAACCGGGCGAGGCGGGATTCCTGTGCATCCGGCCGGAAGACATGAGCCTGGGCCGGGGCGGCGAAGCCACGGGGTTTCACGGTCAGATCAGTTCCCGCACCTATCTGGGGGCGAGCGTCGATTATCAAGTGCGGGTGGGGGCGTCGGACGATTTGCGGGTCAGTCTCCACGCATCAAACGATTTCAATACCGAGGAGGCCGTCACCGTCGCCTTCGATCCGGGAAAATGCTCCTGGCTTGTCGGATAA
- a CDS encoding extracellular solute-binding protein: MFLIPKRKFRRGLIAAVLAAFAWGSAPAAADSAPALVKAAKAEGELVLYTAMQRKVIADSVKQFEKKYGIKVTFVRKGSGGTIQLIEAERKTGAYKADVVDLWDPATFRLWKEQGLFMAYKPAGGDNIAGFLQDKDWEIVTASPVTEVIVYNTRLVKAEDAPKSFKDLLDPKWSGKLAHSDPNYSGSTTMGVNVLANLYGWEFYEKLAAQKPLIVQSIGAVPRLLLSGEAHVGVLAVDADIKEFKAKGEPLAVVYASEGVPFFTWDAGILKTATHVNAAKLWMDFLMSKEHQAYLATRMYYPSRTDVDPPVGAPPLKSLKFMNPDLAWLQVNKKEQNNKFTETMREATRK, encoded by the coding sequence ATGTTTCTCATACCAAAACGAAAATTTCGCCGTGGTCTGATAGCGGCGGTTCTTGCTGCGTTCGCCTGGGGTTCTGCCCCGGCGGCGGCGGACAGCGCCCCCGCGTTGGTCAAGGCGGCCAAGGCCGAAGGGGAGCTAGTCCTTTACACCGCCATGCAGCGCAAGGTCATCGCGGATTCCGTCAAGCAGTTCGAAAAGAAATACGGAATCAAGGTGACCTTCGTCCGCAAGGGATCGGGCGGAACGATTCAGTTGATCGAAGCCGAACGCAAGACCGGGGCCTACAAGGCCGATGTCGTCGATCTTTGGGACCCGGCGACCTTCCGCCTGTGGAAAGAGCAGGGCTTGTTCATGGCCTATAAGCCAGCTGGTGGCGACAACATCGCCGGTTTCCTGCAGGATAAGGATTGGGAGATCGTCACCGCGTCGCCGGTGACGGAGGTCATCGTCTACAACACCCGGTTGGTGAAGGCGGAGGACGCGCCGAAAAGCTTCAAGGACCTTCTCGATCCGAAATGGTCGGGCAAACTGGCCCATTCCGATCCCAACTATTCGGGATCGACGACCATGGGGGTCAATGTCCTAGCCAACCTGTACGGCTGGGAATTCTACGAAAAGTTGGCCGCGCAGAAGCCGCTGATCGTGCAGAGCATCGGCGCCGTGCCGCGATTGTTGTTGTCGGGCGAGGCCCATGTCGGGGTGCTGGCCGTCGACGCGGACATCAAGGAGTTCAAGGCCAAGGGCGAGCCGCTGGCCGTCGTCTACGCCAGCGAAGGAGTGCCGTTCTTCACCTGGGATGCGGGAATTCTCAAAACCGCCACACACGTCAACGCGGCGAAGTTGTGGATGGATTTCCTGATGTCGAAGGAACATCAGGCTTATCTGGCGACGCGGATGTACTATCCCAGCCGCACCGACGTCGACCCGCCCGTGGGCGCGCCGCCGCTGAAATCCCTCAAGTTCATGAACCCGGACCTCGCTTGGTTGCAAGTGAACAAGAAGGAACAGAACAACAAGTTTACCGAAACCATGCGTGAAGCGACGCGCAAATGA
- a CDS encoding helix-turn-helix transcriptional regulator, translating to MTTKRAGPDAGGFGVAGADLSDKIAGIGARIRFMRRQREMSLDQLGTVSGLTKSYLSKVERGLSVPSISTAMKVADGFGVSIGELLGAEQGDQTVHVVRKSEREAFMGPSGGAGGYNYELLSGGKRFKTMEPFIMRPPFEFEGRRLFEHRGEEFIFVLSGEIEIEFPARRFILKAGDSIYFESHLPHRSRSVGAVNAEVLVVVTG from the coding sequence ATGACGACGAAACGGGCAGGCCCGGATGCGGGCGGCTTTGGCGTCGCGGGGGCGGACCTTTCCGACAAGATCGCCGGTATCGGTGCGCGCATTCGGTTCATGCGTCGCCAGCGCGAGATGTCTCTCGATCAGCTTGGCACCGTATCCGGATTGACCAAGAGCTACCTGTCCAAGGTGGAACGGGGCCTGTCCGTACCGTCCATTTCCACGGCCATGAAGGTGGCCGACGGCTTCGGTGTCAGCATCGGTGAATTGCTGGGAGCCGAACAGGGCGACCAGACCGTACATGTCGTCCGCAAGAGCGAACGCGAGGCCTTCATGGGACCGAGCGGCGGGGCCGGCGGTTACAACTATGAACTCCTGTCCGGCGGCAAACGGTTCAAGACCATGGAACCGTTCATCATGCGCCCCCCCTTCGAATTCGAGGGCCGCCGTCTGTTCGAACACCGGGGTGAAGAATTCATATTCGTGCTGTCGGGGGAAATCGAGATTGAGTTCCCGGCCCGGCGCTTCATCTTGAAAGCCGGGGATTCAATATATTTTGAATCCCATCTGCCCCACCGATCACGGTCCGTGGGCGCGGTGAACGCCGAAGTCTTGGTTGTCGTCACCGGCTAA